The DNA window CCTTGAAGaagataacaaaaaaaacaaaaaagaagacAATTTTTTCggtaatcaaatattttatcccaAAGAATGAGGTAGAGAACATGATATATTTGTCACCTAAAACAACaatacaaatttaaacaatggcAGCAAGGGCTTGGGAAAGGGAGGTTAATCGTCACCGAAAAGTTCTCCTTTATAACATCCAAATACTACGAAGCATGATATTCATCGACTTGGTCATAGAATAGTGAAGGGAATAATAGTTTGATCTATGAGGAGACTCGCGGTATTCTAAAGATCTTTCTAGAGAATGTGATTTGCGATGCTGTGACCTACACTGAGCACGCTAGAAGGAAGACTGTAACCACCACCATGGACGTTGTTTAATCTCTCCAGAGTCAAGGAAGGACTTGTACAAATTTGGCGGTTGATTCATTATGTGTTAGGGTTAAGCAAATTCCCTTGAACTTATCACCTTGAAAAATAGTATGTCTCTCTTGTTCTCTCCTCATGtgggtgatgaagaagaggagagaCATCAAGTAGGGGAAAACAATTAAGAATTGTTGGTACGCATCACTTGTAGGAATGACATAATGCTAATAATGTTCCACACGGccaaagaaacattgttttttaagtaaaaaaaggCCTCCCCTTAGTTTAGCTGTGGTAGTGGTTCTTTGCTTGCATCCTTCAAAGACATCACCGATATTATCATATATCAAGAAAAGATGGAGAAATCAGAAAAAGGACCAACGACGATCCTATCAATAGGGAGAAGGAGGAGTAGGAGTAGGACGGAATCGAATGATTACAAGATAGacaataaaacaaagaaaaaagggAAGAGAAGTTAGACAATTCACTTTGAGTACAGGGAAGCCTTCCACCTATATGGAAAATGACACAAGCCCCATTTCAGTCTTATCGGATGCCCGGAACCAGCCGACCTTGATTTTTGCAGCTATCGAGCCCATTTCGGAGTAAGTTGTTGAGGGCTTTGCAATGGCAACAAAGCGGGCTCTGTAGGCGAAGGAAGCCGCTTTCCCCACACTTAGGGCGACGCTTCATTTGAAATTCACTCTTCCTGCTTCTTTGTGATATAAATTTATAGAATCTCGTTTTTTGGAATATCAACTTTATCGAAATTTTACTTATCTAGCTTAACTAATTTGCTGTAAtccttaaatttttataatgaaattacTTTGTTTTGGGAATCAAATTTGGGCAGAATCACTGTTTTAAGTGTTATATGCATCTTCCTTCCTTGTCGTTAAGGAGTTCATCGGACTAGGTAAGTGGATCCTATCCTAATGAACTTAATGATTCTATACTTTGAGAGTTTATCATATATGCAATTTTCACTCATACTATAAAAATGGGAGAATCATCCAGCTCACAACATATTCAATTGGGCAACACTTAATCAAACTGATTAACAACTTGTGTTTCTCTATCTTCATTTTCTTTGTCTTTATACTCACTGTAATTGCCATTTCATATCAACTTTCATATCTAAGGAAATCATCTACAACCCTGATACAACAAAGAGAATAGTTAGGGTTTTCAAGGTAAATTAGGGAAGGAGATGAGAGAAGAGATGATAccaagaagaagatgagaagaaAGTTGTTGAGCTATTGCTCTTCAATTCTAAATTACGTAAGTGAACAATTTAGAATATTCAGATCCTTTTATCTGGAAGGTCTGAATATTCTAACAGAATTTTGTTAGGAAATAACAGGTGGTGACAAGGCTTAACAAATTGGCTGAAAAACATAAGAAACATAAAggacttaattaatattttggactAACAGATGTCCTAATCTTAACAACTTTTAATTTCCAGGTGGCTTCTTCTCTTCCACAATACCAGCCTTCAGATTTTTGTCTGTATCAAGAGTCACTCCTCCAGCATTTCGACAACCTCGAAGAAATCGAACCGAACGTCTTCTCTTTTGGCCCTAGTCGATTAACAAGTTGGGATATCGTAAGCACATGACATCTTCCAAGGTATTCTCATCGCTACTTTGATTCGCCAATTTAACTAGCATCTGTTTAGTAAGGCTTTTACCTAATCGAATATTTCGTTCTGTTGGGAAAAACTCTGACAGAAACAATAAGAAGAAACAAAcgaaagaacacactaacataatttgataacggagttcggccaaaatgttacCTACGTCTCCGAGAGTTAGAGAAGATAGaataatgatagaagagaaattatattttctatgtACGTAAATATTACATCAAcactatttatatacattacattcattgaaagattaaaataataaatgacaacattaatgatatataattgGCAGACCCTTGGTTGGTGTTGACGTTTCCTTAGGAATGAATGAGACTTTATGTTTTCTAGTCTCCTTGGAATGTAAAAGGGCATCCTTATCTTTAATAGCCTCCATATCTTTAATACCCCCCGCAAGCGAAACGGGGAGGCACACACCGTGAGCTTGTCACGGAGAAAAATGAACCGAGGTGATGACAATCCTTTTGTAAATATGTCAACAATTTGATCATGAGTCGGGACATACTGAATAAGTAAAGATTTTTGAGCCACTTTCTCCCTAACAAAGTGgaaatcaatctcaatatgtTTTGTACGAGCGTGAAACACTTGATTTGTAGAGAGAAATGTTGCGCCGATATTATCACACCACAAAGTCGGTGGATGGATTGATGAAATTCGTAATTCACTCAAAAGAGATTGAAGCTAGTAAAGTTCGGCAGTGGCATGAGCTAAGGCTCGAAATTCAGATTCAGTACTTGATCGAGCAACAACATGTTGCTTTTTGGAGTTCCACGAGACAAGGTTATCACCTAGAAAGATACAATATCCTGTAGTGGATCGACGATCATCAGGACAACCTGCCCAATCAGCATCAGAATAGGCCTCAAGGGTGAGGGATGCCGATGGACGAAAGACAAGCCCATGGTGTGGAGTATGACGAAGATATCGTAATATACGTTTGACTACAACCCAATGGGTGGATGTTAGAGCGTGCATGAATTGACAAGCACGATTGACCGCAAATGTTAATTCGGGACGAGTGAGAGTTAAATATTGTAGAGCTCCCACAATACTTCTGTATAAGAAGGGATCAGAAAGAGGATCACCATCATATCTAGAAAGTGAAGAACCAGTAGAGACGGGAGAATTAAGTGGTTTGGAGTATTGCATGTCAGCCTTAATAAGAAGGTCCTGAATATATTGTGACTGACTCAGAAAGAGCCCATCAGATGAGCGAGAAGCTTCAACACCGAGAAAATAATGGAGTTGTCCAAGGTCTTTAAGTGGGAAGTGGTCTTATAGGCGAGAAATGATTGTAGACATATGTGAGGCTGAGTTTCCCGTAAAGATAATGTCATCTACGTACACAAGGATATATGCAGTGATTGTAGATGTATGATAGAGGAATAAGGAGGAGTCAGACTTAGCTTCAAAGAATCCAAGCGACAAGAGTGAGGATCGTAGCGTAGAGTACCATTCACGAGGTGCTTGTTTTAGACCTATAGGGCTTTATGGAGCTGACACACGTGATTAGGGAATTCAGGATGAACAAAACCAGGAGGTTGAGTCATATATACCTCATTGTGTAATTTTCCATGAAGAAATGCGTTGCTAACATCAAGTTGGTGAATAGGCCAATTCGGGACACATCAAGTGCAAGAATGGTCCTTATGGTTGTTGGCTTAATAACTGAACTAAAAGTCTCAACATAGTCAACACCAAGTTGTTGATGAAAGCCTTTCGCCACAAGATGAGCTTTATGACGCTCAATTGAGCCATCCGCTTTTCGTTTGAGTTTGTAAACCCATTTGCAACCCACAATATTTTGTCCAGAGTTAGGAGGAACTAGAGACCATGTTTGATTCTAAATAAGAGCATTATATTCGGAGGTCATGGCTAAACGCCAAGAGGGATCTTTATTGGTAGAGGAGAAGCATGTCGGCTCAGGGGTGATGGCTGTGAGAAGGGCGGAAGAAAAAGGGAGACGGGACTTGGCACGAGTGCACATAGGATGATTGGAGCAAGCAGGGGCTTTGAGAATTGGAGTATGACGTTGATTGATGATGGGTTATGGGGTAGTAGGTGGTGAAGAATATGGAGTGGGTGATGAAACATTTGAAGTAGAGGGTGAACTGCTTGGGTTAGGTGAAGGTGGATGTGATGAAGAGGGTGAACCGCTTGGGTTAGGTGAAGGTGGAGATGATGAAGTGGGTGAACCGCTTGGGTTAGGTGAAGGTGGATGTGATGAAGAGGGTGATGTGGTTTCAGGTGGACTAGTGTGTTCAGGTGGACTAGGGATAGTAGATGTGATGGGTAATAAAGAATGAGGATTTGTTGTTGGTGATGTATATATAGGCTGTGGGTTTTGTGGGGGAGATGATGAGTTATAAGGAAATGTGGTTTCATCAAAAATGACATGGCGTGAAATAAACATGCGTCCCGTGGGGATGTGAAAACATCGATAACCTTTATGTGAGAGACTATAGCCCAAAAATAAGCACTTTTGGGATCGAAAGTCAAGTTTGTGCTTGTTGTAAGCTCGAATAAGAGGATAACAATGACATCCAAAAGTGCGCAAAAAGTTGTAATTAGGAGTTTGATTGAACAATACTTCATAGGGAGATCGATTACCCAAGACAGGAGTAGGTAATCGATTGATAAGATACGTACCTGTGGAGAAGGCTTCATCCCAAAAATAAAGGGGCATAGATGCATGAGCAAGTAGAGTAAGAGATGTTTCAGTAAGATGACGAATTTTTCGCTCGACTACCCCATTTTGCTCGCTTGTATAAGGGCATGTGAGTCTATGATGTATACCATTAAGAGAGGTAATATGTCCAAAAGTACGATATTCGCCTCCCCCATCAGTTTGTAgagtttttatctttttactGAATTGGTTTTCAACTAATgctttaaattgaataaatactGTCAACACATCAGATTTGCGTTTGAGCGGATAGAGCCAAGTAAATCgactataatcatcaataaaaataacaaagtaCCGAAAACCATTAGAGGAAAAAATTGGAGCAGGTCCCCAAACATCTGAGTGAATAAGTGCTAAAGGTGCAGAAGAGCACGTTTTGGATGATACAAAAGGAAGTTTATGAGCTTTTCCAAATTGACAAGCATCACAAAATTCAGTATGCATATTACCCAATAAAGGTAACTTAAAATGAGACATAACATAAGTAGAAGTTGCAGGAGACGGGTGACCCAATCGAGAGTGCCAAACTGATGCAGTTGATCGAGAACTAATAAATGCTTGTTTGGGTGCACTCTTTGGACTGAGTAGTCGATATAATCCATTATGCAAGGTTCCTCGAAGAATTTCCTTCTTCGTGACCTGATCCTTCACAACACAAAAGGTTGGATAAAATTCAAAGAATACATTATTGTCGGCTGTAAATCGAGCCACACTAAGCAAGTTCTTCGTAATCATGGgaacatgcaaaatatttttcagaTGCATAGATCTGTGCGTACCAGTAAATGACGAATGtccaatattagaaatatttaGCCCATTTCCATTCCCAACTAGAATTCGTTGCTCACCATTGTAAGGAGAATGAATGGAGAGATTGTCCAAGTTAGCGGGTCAAATGATCAGTTGCTCCAGAATCTGGGTACCAAGCTGAGTTAGATACAATAGATGGAGTTGCCATCATAGCTGCCGATGaggaagatgaacaaaaattaTGGTCGAATCTGCGTCGACAAGTTCCTACAGAATGTCCTGGAATATTTCAAAGTTGACAAATTAAACCAGAACGACACATATTAGAGAGATGTCCAAAACGACCACATGTTTGACATTTAGGcctattttgattttgaggaCCACGATAGGGACGATGAGGGCGAGATGGGCCAGTccttgaattaaagaaatttgatGGCTGGCCTAAAATAGAAGATGTAGTAGAGGCACTCTGTTGTGAGTGAAAAGAGGCACCTGGTGTCGATGGACGAGTAGCAGATCCAAAAGAGGGAGAAAATACACCTTTATCATTATGATTCGTAGTCGCTGAAGTTCCACGACGGCTATATACAACATTAGCAGTTGGCGAGTTGGCATAGAGAGACTCAAGTCTGATTTCATATGTGAGAAGTAATCCAGAAAGATCGTCGACATTAATAGAATCTGGACGTGTAGTAACTGCGACTAGAAGGGATTCATACTCGGGTCCAAGGCCGCTAAGAACGTAGAGAATAAGATCTTCGTCTACAACTTTCTGCCCGGCAGCCGCAAGGTTATCAGTTATGACCTTAATAGCTTGGAGATAAGACTCCATGGATGATTCTCCTTTTTTGATAGTTTGAAGTTGAAGACGGAGCTGCATTAGTCTAGCTTTGGATTGAGTAGCGAAACGTCGCTCAAGTGTTTCCTAGAGGTATTGAGATGAAATACAGTTTTCACCTGCGACCTGTGCAAACACTGATTCAGATAGTGTTCCGAGGAGCCAGCTTAACAAACGTTGATCTTGTTGTTCCCAGACCTGAAGCTTAGTGGAAGTCGATGCTTCTGCGGTTTTAATAGGAGCTGGGAGAGAATCCGTACCCTTTGAGAGCAGGTACAACTTGAGAACGCCAAAGAACAAAGTTCTTTTGGTCAAGTTTGATAATAGATGTATGTTGAAGAGAGTATGCATTATTTTGAGCCATTTGAGAAGGGGATCGATGTAAGAGGGTTTCCCTGTtgattgctctgataccaagttagAGAAGATAGAAGggaaattatattttctatgtACGTAAATATTACATCAAcactatttatatacattacattcattgaaagattaaaataataaatgacaacattaatgatatataattgGCAGACCCTTGGTTGGTGTTGACGTTTCCTTAGGAATGAATGAGACTTTATGTTTTCTAGTCTCCTTGGAATGTAAAAGGGCATCCTTATCTTTAATAGCCTCCATATCTTTAATatcgagcactaaggctatcaattaataaggaagaagagatacaagtaTTGAGTTTaactttatctgctcaaactccacctgttgcggagtacaatcaatcttgtatggtgttaccttattcaacattgaataatcgtcaaaagtaacatctctactaataatagttttttttgcatccaaacaccagaggcgataCCATTTAATTGGGTCTaaaggcactccaataggtcatgagtccactcttcacagttctaggaatgcaagtaggaaccgaaaaaacaatgtcatcaaaattcgaaatgacctaATCCTTGGGcttagagccacctttcgagataatGAACATGAGAATCCTGATAAAGAAGCTCTTAAGAATGAATTgagaaatcttgggttttgtgaaatcaaaatattaagtgcagaagaagacaatttggtcttgaataaggtaGTGAGCCatagttctgaagtagggcgaattaaaatCGACTAAAGCAGAaaaggttcaaagtcagaaaagacctactaaaacAGAACAAgctgaaaatcgaagacaaagtagAAAGATCATGGATCTAAAAGCCACTAACTCTATCAAGGGAGAAGATGGGATCTACATGAAGCAACCCCCACTCAATGGTAATAGTAATtcatgtaatcaaactgtagccattgaggatagcgaggcaagtgatgcttatgatttctctgatgaaaaGGTCCAGGATAGTTTGGAAATttaggaacccaacacttatattcattcatgaatatagtgacatagaacataaggggactcaataaCCCTCTAAAATGCAAAAAAATCaagaggatcattgagaactaGAAGATCACtgttatgggtattcttgagacaaaaataaaaagtcggaacgttgagaaggttagcaagttgtgtattgatagtagttgtgaaatcattcacaactcaaatgacaaaacaggcagaatctgggttatttgggataacaaagttgctgAGATAAGGACTCTCTTTTCGAAACAAGCAATCTTGGCGGAGGTCAAAGatagaatcacaagaatcgtgtttaatcttgctattgtctatggtagcaactcaagtattgacagaagactcctctagAATTGTCTCGAAAACTGgatcggtagtgataaatcttgagctgtcctcggtgattacaatgtaaccagaaacgaatctgatcgtagcatAGGATCTAAAATAACTcaggatatgattgactttaatggttgcatcagagatatgagttgtatcgagcctaccaattctgggaacttcttcacttggtcttctacgagagggaatgagaaaattagaagaagtagaattgacagatgtttGGTAAATAAGAActagattaaccaatttccgagaagtcaacttcacgttatgaatccgggtatatctgatcactacccgattaaattgttttgggaaaaggaagaaaggttcaaaaggccctttaaaattttcaatttctagaTGGATAATGACGAATTcaaggttccaacatgtacatggtttctgagaagcttaagctcttgaagaatcatctccaaagctttgacaagaagaagttcagcaatatctccaatagagttctagctgctagagaagaactggaagaggttcagaaaaaattattaagggattatagtgatgaacaactcaatgaaacagaaaggtatgcgcttgaaaacttcaggaagctgagtctgcttgaagagaattttgttagacagaaatcaagacagagctggctctcgttgggtgacaaaaacacagctttcttttacagaaaatgcaaggctagaaacatgagaaacaatgtgtacaggctgaagaatgatgatggtgaatatttTCAGGGTCAAAAGagtgtacaagatttggctatcgatttctataagcagcttatgggtacaagaaagcagcattaAAGTCAcatgaataccttgtatcagattattgatatgAAAATCTCTCCAGAAGATAGttgcgagttgataagggtggtcatgaaggttgaggttaaagaagttctgtttagtattgatgggaataaaagtccaGGTCCttatgggtttaatgcacagttcttcaaagacaattggtcggttgtggataaagatgttactgatagggttctggagtttttcaaaaacaggaagatgttaaagcaatggaatacagcggttctaaccttgatcccgaaaactgcggtacctgagaaagtacaagatttcagaccaatttcctactgcaatgtgatttataaaataatttcaaaaatcatttctaaacgttttaaaaatgtaataggaaaaataataaatcttaatcaatctgcattcatctcCAGTAGGACAATCTcacataatattcttctcatgcagagcctattaaaaggctatgagaaaaagaaaatatccccgagagtggctttcaaaatagatatcaagaaagctttcgactctgttagatgggaagtcattcgagactttctagTTGTttatgcttttcctatgatttttatcgattggattatgcaatgcgtttcatcatcctgctttgttgttagcgtcaatggagtccatggaggctatttcaagggtgaaaacggggtaaggcaatgggaccccctctcttcttaccttttcgtagctatcatggcgatctttgagagcatcttcacgatgttccgaaagaatcgtccatacatctttcactcattctgtgaggtagaggaggtaacacatttatgctttgctgacaatttgttcattctagtgcacgcagacgttgattccattaaaactattagggttgcactaacgttcttttct is part of the Impatiens glandulifera chromosome 1, dImpGla2.1, whole genome shotgun sequence genome and encodes:
- the LOC124943622 gene encoding uncharacterized protein LOC124943622 encodes the protein MQLRLQLQTIKKGESSMESYLQAIKVITDNLAAAGQKVVDEDLILYVLSGLGPEYESLLVAVTTRPDSINVDDLSGLLLTYEIRLESLYANSPTANVVYSRRGTSATTNHNDKGVFSPSFGSATRPSTPGASFHSQQSASTTSSILGQPSNFFNSRTGPSRPHRPYRGHSVGTCRRRFDHNFCSSSSSAAMMATPSIVSNSAWYPDSGATDHLTR